A window of Deltaproteobacteria bacterium contains these coding sequences:
- a CDS encoding IS5 family transposase — translation MNKNAIGRSSGGLSTKVHLVVDALGLPVEYKITEGQRHDLVVASDLIERIKPNCLLADKAYNSDAFRQQLNHLQCIDVIPPKVNRIVTIDYDKNLYQARSEIECTFNLLKQARRFATRYEKTLRNYAAVIAIGCSMLWLRI, via the coding sequence ATTAATAAGAATGCTATTGGCCGTTCAAGTGGTGGTTTAAGCACTAAAGTACATCTTGTGGTAGATGCTTTAGGTTTGCCTGTAGAGTATAAAATTACCGAAGGTCAACGACATGATCTTGTTGTAGCCTCTGACTTGATTGAACGTATCAAACCTAACTGTTTACTAGCGGATAAAGCGTATAATTCCGATGCATTTAGACAACAATTGAATCATCTACAATGCATTGATGTTATTCCACCAAAGGTTAATCGTATAGTCACTATAGATTATGATAAAAATTTATATCAGGCTCGTTCGGAAATAGAGTGTACATTCAATTTATTAAAACAGGCACGTCGTTTTGCAACGAGATATGAAAAGACTTTGCGCAATTATGCAGCGGTTATCGCTATTGGTTGCAGTATGTTATGGCTTCGTATTTAA
- a CDS encoding IS5 family transposase — protein sequence MSARRMLNERQWGKITTFLEQEHSCGRHGINDRNFIEAVLWWRRTGVPWRDLPEEFGPWKTVFNRFDRWSKSGKWDRLFYFLQSDIDNEWHSIDSTTNRVHQHGAGGKGGLIRMLLAVQVVV from the coding sequence ATGTCAGCAAGACGTATGTTAAATGAGCGGCAATGGGGCAAAATCACTACGTTTCTAGAACAAGAACATAGTTGTGGTAGGCATGGAATTAATGACCGTAATTTTATAGAAGCAGTTTTATGGTGGCGACGAACAGGAGTACCATGGCGAGATTTACCAGAAGAATTTGGTCCATGGAAAACTGTATTTAATCGTTTTGATAGGTGGTCAAAATCAGGAAAATGGGATCGGCTATTTTATTTCCTGCAAAGTGATATCGATAACGAATGGCATAGCATTGATAGCACTACTAACCGTGTTCATCAGCACGGAGCAGGTGGCAAAGGGGGATTAATAAGAATGCTATTGGCCGTTCAAGTGGTGGTTTAA
- the cysA gene encoding sulfate ABC transporter ATP-binding protein — protein sequence MAIRIEHLCKRFGSFVVLDDVSFAVPRGELVALLGPSGGGKSTILRIIAGLDFADCGKVYIDNIAVDHLDSKARQVGFVFQHYALFRHMSVASNIAFGLSVQGVPRIAQRERVRELLSLVGLHGLGDRYPNQLSGGQRQRVALARALAPKPRLLLLDEPFGAVDTKVRKELRRWLRRLHDEVHVTSVFVTHDQDEAFDVADQVVIVNQGRIEQAASPPEIIEQPASEFVASFFGEVNIFNAIVQDGQAIVGALTTPVDDIADGTNVHLLVRSYDFKLWQDENGVGTIKRITSLGDRVSITADIDGVGMINAHFPQSSDLLDGLNVGSRIAAEIAFARAYPV from the coding sequence GTGGCAATCCGGATTGAGCATCTGTGTAAACGTTTTGGTAGTTTCGTAGTGCTCGATGATGTGAGTTTTGCTGTACCACGTGGTGAATTAGTTGCTTTATTAGGGCCATCTGGTGGCGGTAAAAGCACTATTTTACGAATTATTGCTGGTCTTGATTTTGCCGATTGTGGAAAAGTTTATATTGATAATATTGCAGTAGATCATCTTGATAGTAAAGCGCGCCAGGTTGGTTTTGTATTTCAGCATTACGCTTTGTTTCGTCATATGAGCGTAGCAAGCAATATTGCTTTCGGCCTTTCGGTGCAGGGAGTACCGCGTATAGCACAGCGCGAACGAGTACGAGAATTGTTGAGTCTTGTTGGTTTGCACGGTTTAGGTGATAGATACCCAAACCAACTTTCAGGAGGGCAGCGCCAGCGTGTAGCACTTGCTCGTGCTCTTGCTCCAAAACCACGTTTATTATTGCTTGATGAACCCTTTGGCGCAGTAGATACAAAAGTGCGCAAAGAATTAAGAAGATGGTTACGGCGGTTGCATGACGAAGTACACGTTACTTCGGTTTTTGTCACTCATGATCAAGATGAAGCCTTTGATGTCGCTGACCAAGTAGTAATTGTAAACCAAGGTCGTATTGAGCAAGCAGCTAGTCCGCCAGAAATCATTGAACAGCCGGCTAGTGAATTTGTCGCCAGTTTCTTTGGTGAAGTGAATATTTTTAATGCTATTGTGCAAGACGGACAAGCTATTGTGGGTGCACTTACGACACCAGTAGATGATATTGCAGATGGAACGAATGTCCATTTACTAGTGCGAAGTTATGATTTTAAGCTGTGGCAAGATGAAAATGGCGTTGGTACTATTAAACGCATAACTTCACTTGGTGATCGCGTGAGTATAACTGCAGATATTGATGGAGTAGGGATGATTAATGCGCATTTTCCCCAAAGTAGCGATTTGCTTGATGGTTTAAATGTCGGCTCACGTATTGCAGCAGAGATTGCTTTTGCCCGGGCTTATCCGGTTTAA